The Pseudomonas sp. FP198 genomic interval CAATGAGCAGCAGTCGTCGATACATGGCGGCCTCCTGGACCGCGGATGGGCCACATCAGCGACGCTGACGGGCGGCAGTCATCTATTGGGGTGACTGACGATTAATCTGACAGCGAAATCGGAATCTGGTGCGACGTTGCAATAACTCGAAACATGTAGCCTTTTGCTTCATTGCGGTGCGCCACGGCACCACAACAACGCATGAATCCGCTTGAGGTCCGCGCCTTCCTGGCATGCGGTCGCTCTGGGCCGGGGCTTGCGCGTACTTGGCACGGCTCTCGCTTTAACGAACCTTGTGCAGGAGTCATCACAGGTTCGCGGCACCACAATTTGCAATGGCTGACTAGGGTTCCGGCTCGCCTCTGGCGAGTGGCTGGTCCGAGAGTTGGCGACCTCCAGTTGAGGTTACACGGCGGGACAAAAGCCCGGGAGACAAGCCACCGTTCGCGGTGCCGCGTTGCTCCTGTCCGCCCTTGATCAACTGGAGAACCACCATGCTCAAGCTTCGTCTGTCCTCCCTGCTCTTCGCCGCGCTTGCGGCCTTCGCGAGCCTTCCGTCCCACGCCGCGCCCAAGGACCATTTCAGCGTCTGCTGGACCATCTACGCCGGCTGGATGCCCTGGGAATACGCCGGCAGCCAGGGCATCGTCGACAAATGGGCGAAGAAGTACGGCATCACCATCGATGTCGTGCAGCTCAACGACTACGTCGAATCGATCAACCAGTACACCGCCGGTCAGTTCGATGGCTGCACCATGACCAACATGGATGCCCTGACCATTCCCGCCGCTGGCGGCGTGGACAGCACCGCACTGATCGTCAGTGACTTCTCCAACGGCAACGACGGTATCGTCCTCAAGGGCGAGGGCAAGAAAGTCGCCGACCTCAAGGGCATGGACGTCAATCTGGTGGAATTGTCGGTGTCTCACTACCTCTTGGCTCGGGCCCTGGACTCGGTCGGCCTCGCCGAGAAAGACCTGAAAGTCGTCAACACCTCCGACGCCGATATTTCTGCCGCCTTCAACACCGACCAGGTCAAGGCCGTCACCACCTGGAACCCGATGCTCTCGGACATCAAGGCCCAGCCGGGTGTCAGCGAAATATTCAACTCCAGCCAGATTCCCGGCGAAATCATGGACATGATGGTGGTCAACACTCAGACGCTCAAAGACAACCCGGCCCTGGGCAAGGCACTGACCGGCGCCTGGTTCGAAGTGGTGGCGCTGATGAACGCCAGGAACGCAGCCGCCAATGCCGCGCTGGAACACATGGCCAAGGCGTCGGGCACCGACCTCAAGGGTTTCCAGGCGCAACTGGACACCACCCGGTTGTTTGCCACCCCCAAGGAAGCCCTCGCCTTCGCCACCAGCGAACAACTGCCCGCCACCCTGCGCAAGGTCGCCGAGTTCTCGTTCCGCCACGGTCTGCTGGGTGAAGGCGCCAAGGATGCCGACGCAGTGGGCATGGCGTTCGCCAATGGCGTGACCCAGGGCGACAAAACCAACCTCAAGCTGCGCTTCGACCCCACCTACGTGCAACTGGCCGCCGACGCCAAGTTGTAGGACCGGAGGACTGGCATGCGCCTGATCAACCGCTACCCGGATCGCCCCAGCCGCTTGTTGCTGGTGATCCTGCCATTTGCGCTGGTGCTGTTTGCCTACTTCATGGGCTCGGCGGAACGGCTCACGGACAACCCCAACGACAAGCTGCTGCCCAGCGCCGTGCAAATGGCCGATGCGGTCAAACGCCTGGCCTTCACCGCCGACGCTCGCAGCGGCGATTACCTGCTCTGGCAGGACACCGCGTCGAGTCTGCGCCGGTTGGCGATCGGCCTCGGCATCAGCGCCCTGGCCGGGCTGTGCCTGGGCATTGCCGCCGGCACGCTGCCGCTGTTCGGCGCGCCGTTGTCGCCCCTGCTCACCGTGGTGTCGATGGTGCCGCCCTTGGCGATCCTGCCGATCCTGTTCATCGTCTTCGGCCTGGGGGAGTTATCGAAAGTGATGCTGATCGTCATCGGCATCACCCCGTGCCTGGCCCGCGACCTGGAGCAGCGTGCCCGGGAAATTCCGCCTGAGCTGTTGATCAAGGCCCAGACGCTGGGGGCCTCCACCTGGACCCTGATGTTGCGGGTGGTGCTGCCGCAATTGCTGCCGCGCCTGTTGATTTCCCTGCGGCTGATGCTGGGTTCGGCCTGGCTGTTCCTGATCGCTGCCGAAGCCATCGCTTCCACCGATGGCCTGGGCTATCGGATTTTCCTCGTGCGTCGTTACCTGGCGATGGATGTGATCCTGCCCTACGTGGTGTGGATCACCCTGCTCGCCTGGCTGATGGATTG includes:
- a CDS encoding putative urea ABC transporter substrate-binding protein; the encoded protein is MLKLRLSSLLFAALAAFASLPSHAAPKDHFSVCWTIYAGWMPWEYAGSQGIVDKWAKKYGITIDVVQLNDYVESINQYTAGQFDGCTMTNMDALTIPAAGGVDSTALIVSDFSNGNDGIVLKGEGKKVADLKGMDVNLVELSVSHYLLARALDSVGLAEKDLKVVNTSDADISAAFNTDQVKAVTTWNPMLSDIKAQPGVSEIFNSSQIPGEIMDMMVVNTQTLKDNPALGKALTGAWFEVVALMNARNAAANAALEHMAKASGTDLKGFQAQLDTTRLFATPKEALAFATSEQLPATLRKVAEFSFRHGLLGEGAKDADAVGMAFANGVTQGDKTNLKLRFDPTYVQLAADAKL
- a CDS encoding ABC transporter permease; amino-acid sequence: MRLINRYPDRPSRLLLVILPFALVLFAYFMGSAERLTDNPNDKLLPSAVQMADAVKRLAFTADARSGDYLLWQDTASSLRRLAIGLGISALAGLCLGIAAGTLPLFGAPLSPLLTVVSMVPPLAILPILFIVFGLGELSKVMLIVIGITPCLARDLEQRAREIPPELLIKAQTLGASTWTLMLRVVLPQLLPRLLISLRLMLGSAWLFLIAAEAIASTDGLGYRIFLVRRYLAMDVILPYVVWITLLAWLMDWGLKRLTRRAFPWYEGAKA